CTTTTCCGTGGATTATCCCGACTATATTAGTTTTATCATCTTTGTATACAGGCATTCTTGTATGTCCTTCTTCTGCAGTTGCTTTCAATATTTGATTAATATTGTCGTTGATATTCACACAAAAAGTATTACTTATAGGTATCATTGCTTCTTTTATAACCTTTTCGTTGAACTTAAAAACATTTTTTAACATTGCACTTTCGTCTGACCTCAGAATACCTTCCTCATCACCTAATCTTACCATAGATTTAATCTCTTCCCGGGTTATCATCGGAGTGTTTTCATCTGCTTTTCCACCAAACAATTTAACTACTTTTACTCCTATCCTGGTAAAAAGACGCGTAAAAGGATTTATTAATTTATGAAAATAATACAACGGAACAATTGTAAGCTTGACAGTTTTTTCGGCATTATGGATCGCATATATCTTCGGAACTATTTCGCCAAAAACTATAATAATGAATGTTACAAGTATTCCGCTTAGAGCCGTAAGCAGTGCTTTATTTAGTCCAAAATGCACAGATACTTCGTCTGCCATTGTCGCACTTAATGTGGCAGAGGCAACTGCCACAGCGTTAATTCCAATTAATAGAGTTGAAAGTACGTCATTTGGGTTTTTAAGCCAGATAGTCATATGCTTTTCTTTTTTTGGATTGTCTTTAATAAGCAGCTTTGTTTTTGATCTGCTCAACGATATTAGCGCTGTTTCTACTCCTGAAAAAAAAGCGCCTAATCCGAAAAGAAGTAAAAGAAAAATCCCGAGTACAAACGCTTCAAGCAGAATATCCATTAAAATAGCATCCTTTTCTTTATTAACAATTTAATCGCAGACTCTTCCTTTTCTTTCATTTCTTTATAATCTGACCTCTTATAGTGCCTGTATCCTGAAATATGATAAAAACCGTGTATTAACAATATCAATGCTTCCTTTAAATAACTGTTACCGTATTTTAACGACTGTTTCTTTGCTGTTTGGAGAGATATAACGATTTCTCCCATAATCTCCGAACTCTTTCCATATTCAAAAGATAAAACATCGGTGATTTCGTTCCTGTATCTGTAAAACCGGTTAAGTTTCTTTATAGTCTCATCATCAGTAAAAACAACTGTAACAGACTTTTTTATCCGTTCTTTCTTTAACAGAATGCCAATGACCGCTTTCACCTTAGCTTTTGAAAACCGCTTGTATCCGGATTTGACTTTATTAAAAATAATTTCTATTTCGTTATTACTTTTTATCATGTTTCTCAAATGCAACTATTATTTTTTGCACAAGATCATGCCTCACCGCATCCCTTGCTGTAAGATGTATAAAGATGATCTCCTTTATATCTTTAAGTATTCTTTCAATAAACACCAATCCGGATTCTTTCTCTTTTGGAAGGTCTATCTGGGTAGTATCTCCGGTTATAACCGCCTTAGATCCAAAGCCAAGACGGGTTATGAACATTTTCATCTGCTCAGGTGTGGTATTTTGCGCTTCATCAAGAATAATGAAACAATTATTAAGAGTCCTTCCCCTCATATAAGCAAGAGGAGCAACCTCTACAACATCTCTTTGCATTAGCTCCATAAAACGCTCAATGTCCATCATATCATACATTGCATCGTACAAAGGTCTGAGATACGGGTTAACTTTTTCCTGAAAAGTTCCCGGTAAAAATCCCAGTTTTTCTCCCGCTTCAACCGCAGGTCTGGTTAGGACTATTCTGTCAATAGAGCCTGATTGCAGTGCAGAAACAGCCATTGCCACTGCAAGATAAGTTTTCCCCGTGCCGGCAGGCCCTATTGCAAATATCATATCGCGCTTTCTAATGGCTTCAATATATTTTCTCTGACCGTCCGTCTTGGGTTTAATAAAGCGTTTTTTTGACGGAACAGCCACAGCATTTTCATTGCTGACTAATAAATCTACTGATGCAGCTCTTTCTTCGTCTTTATAGAGTGAAGACAATTTTTTTACAGCTTCAAGATGAATATGTTCTCCGTCATTATGCATACTCTTGAGATTATTAAATATATTTTCTACAACTAATACTGTGTCTTTTCCTCCGTTAACAATCAAAGAATGACCCCTTGCGATCAATTTAACCCGGAATTCTTTCTCTATAAAACGGAGGATTTCATCATTAGTACCAAAGATGTTAATTGCTTCTCTGGTGTCTTTTACATTTATATTTTTCGATATTTGTTTCATTACTAGAAACTTATTCCTGCCCCAATATTAT
The window above is part of the Candidatus Firestonebacteria bacterium RIFOXYD2_FULL_39_29 genome. Proteins encoded here:
- a CDS encoding rRNA maturation RNase YbeY gives rise to the protein MIKSNNEIEIIFNKVKSGYKRFSKAKVKAVIGILLKKERIKKSVTVVFTDDETIKKLNRFYRYRNEITDVLSFEYGKSSEIMGEIVISLQTAKKQSLKYGNSYLKEALILLIHGFYHISGYRHYKRSDYKEMKEKEESAIKLLIKKRMLF
- a CDS encoding phosphate starvation-inducible protein PhoH → MKQISKNINVKDTREAINIFGTNDEILRFIEKEFRVKLIARGHSLIVNGGKDTVLVVENIFNNLKSMHNDGEHIHLEAVKKLSSLYKDEERAASVDLLVSNENAVAVPSKKRFIKPKTDGQRKYIEAIRKRDMIFAIGPAGTGKTYLAVAMAVSALQSGSIDRIVLTRPAVEAGEKLGFLPGTFQEKVNPYLRPLYDAMYDMMDIERFMELMQRDVVEVAPLAYMRGRTLNNCFIILDEAQNTTPEQMKMFITRLGFGSKAVITGDTTQIDLPKEKESGLVFIERILKDIKEIIFIHLTARDAVRHDLVQKIIVAFEKHDKK